The following coding sequences lie in one Heyndrickxia oleronia genomic window:
- a CDS encoding HAD family hydrolase: MQENNRLIIFDLDGTLYEDTHHFDYYAKKLCEKLNEPKRKLFTHDYQAVLEGKHPLKMGTIFDVEKDLILTQDHGMVTYACTWEGEPLEQENVEKLYPSTLNFDFHSMLNIGDLWWVPAAIARHYGITNQYAECSFIETREYMMSPRFQMKEVPDFKQVLRQLAIHSKLILLTNSPKRDSEVLLSKLGFQHLFDKKIFDGKKPMKTKDHLRMIKESYQVEYNQILSIGDNAINEISPAKELGCQTILIDPHGISVPSQADRIVRNLTELVDILKQISQS, from the coding sequence ATGCAAGAAAATAACAGATTAATCATATTTGATTTAGATGGAACTTTATATGAAGACACACACCACTTTGATTATTATGCAAAAAAACTATGTGAAAAACTTAATGAGCCGAAAAGGAAACTGTTTACACATGATTACCAAGCAGTACTAGAAGGAAAGCATCCATTAAAAATGGGAACAATTTTTGATGTGGAAAAAGATCTTATATTAACCCAGGACCACGGAATGGTAACCTATGCCTGTACATGGGAAGGGGAGCCACTAGAACAAGAAAACGTAGAAAAACTTTATCCTTCTACTTTAAATTTTGACTTCCACTCTATGTTAAACATCGGAGATCTATGGTGGGTTCCAGCGGCAATTGCTAGACATTATGGGATTACCAATCAATATGCGGAATGTTCCTTTATAGAAACTCGTGAATACATGATGTCCCCGAGGTTTCAAATGAAGGAAGTCCCTGATTTTAAACAGGTGCTTAGACAATTAGCAATTCACTCAAAGCTCATTTTGCTAACAAACTCCCCGAAAAGAGATAGTGAAGTACTCCTATCAAAACTAGGTTTCCAACACCTGTTTGATAAAAAAATCTTTGATGGGAAAAAACCTATGAAAACGAAGGACCATTTGAGGATGATTAAAGAGTCTTATCAGGTGGAATATAACCAAATACTAAGTATAGGCGATAATGCTATTAATGAAATTTCTCCCGCGAAGGAATTAGGCTGCCAAACTATTTTAATTGACCCTCATGGAATTAGTGTACCTTCGCAGGCAGATAGGATTGTCCGAAATTTAACTGAACTCGTTGATATATTAAAACAAATAAGCCAATCATAA